In Vigna unguiculata cultivar IT97K-499-35 chromosome 3, ASM411807v1, whole genome shotgun sequence, a single genomic region encodes these proteins:
- the LOC114175377 gene encoding uncharacterized protein LOC114175377, with product MSLALKRLQVPNLQKKRVRFQKLRGELESMKMKETKRVTEYITWLETVVNQLARNRETLSASQVVEKILRSMTDDFKNVVCAIEESKDLSKLTIEELAESLEAHEKQKKKCELLDQLL from the coding sequence ATGAGTTTGGCTTTGAAACGATTGCAAGTGCCAAATCTTCAAAAGAAACGGGTGAGGTTCCAAAAGCTTAGGGGCGAGTTGGAAAGTATGAAGATGAAGGAGACAAAAAGAGTAACTGAGTACATTACTTGGCTTGAAACTGTGGTGAACCAACTTGCTAGAAACAGAGAGACGTTGTCCGCTAGCCAAGTTGTGGAAAAGATTTTGAGGTCGATGACCGATGACTTCAAGAATGTGGTGTGCGCGATTGAAGAGTCTAAGGACCTATCAAAGCTCACAATTGAAGAGCTTGCAGAATCTCTTGaagcacatgaaaaacaaaagaagaagtgTGAGCTACTTGATCAATTACTTTAA
- the LOC114179797 gene encoding protein NRT1/ PTR FAMILY 2.13-like → MDRSSSLFSFAKRKRNSMPSLQQKLLDEESLAQSQPNTHFRKPGWKAMPYILGNDTIERLATYGMQANFVVYLMKVYNMDQVLSANILNTWLAVSNITPLIGAFCADAYLGKFRTIALASFASLVGMVTVMLTAWVPQFHPAPCSIEQQQSGVCRGQSNFQMGVLVFGLFWLSIGSGGIRPCSVPFAVDQFDLTTAEGRHGSSTFYTLYYTTQTLVMLINQTVLVYIQDSVSWTLGFALPALYMIVSILFFFAGFKVYAYVKPKGSNFSGIVQVLVAAQHKRHFHLDTQASLYDPPLQNDSEGKLLLTNDFRCLNKAAIVMENELDNDGLNKNPWRLSSIQQVEELKCLLKIMPIFVTSIIVNIPLGQQAIFGVSQAMKMDRHLGHNFEIHPGSINVIMLLSIGILLPFYDRIVAPALEKVTKQEGGLTPLQRIGFGHAFGFLSMVVSGLVEIKRRELAISSGASISVLWLAPQFILLACCHVFATVGHTEFFNNESPEGLRSVANSLLCLNVSAASNLSSFIVNIVHSFTGKQGKPDWLDGDINKGRLENFYFVVAAFGLFNMLCFIACSRKYHYKVLVKNNMMDKT, encoded by the exons ATGGATAGGTCGAGCTCACTCTTTTCATTTGCTAAACGAAAACGCAATTCAATGCCCTCTCTGCAACAGAAATTGCTAGATGAAGAAAGCCTTGCTCAATCACAACCAAACACACACTTTAGAAAGCCTGGATGGAAAGCCATGCCTTACATTCTAG GAAATGACACAATTGAGAGGCTAGCAACATATGGAATGCAGGCGAATTTTGTGGTGTATTTGATGAAAGTGTATAACATGGATCAGGTTCTTTCAGCAAACATTTTGAACACATGGCTCGCTGTCTCCAACATTACTCCTCTGATCGGAGCCTTTTGTGCTGATGCCTACTTGGGAAAGTTTCGAACAATCGCCCTTGCATCTTTTGCCAGCCTTGTG GGCATGGTTACTGTGATGCTAACTGCTTGGGTGCCACAATTTCATCCTGCACCATGCTCCATTGAGCAGCAACAGAGTGGTGTGTGCCGAGGccaatcaaattttcaaatggGTGTTTTAGTTTTTGGTCTTTTCTGGTTATCTATTGGTTCTGGTGGAATAAGGCCTTGCAGTGTTCCCTTTGCCGTTGATCAATTCGATTTGACCACTGCTGAGGGAAGACATGGAAGTAGCACCTTCTACACTTTGTACTACACCACACAGACACTGGTCATGTTGATAAACCAAACTGTTTTGGTTTATATCCAAGATTCTGTTAGTTGGACCCTTGGTTTTGCACTGCCCGCTCTGTACATGATTGTTTCAATCCTTTTTTTCTTTGCTGGCTTCAAAGTTTATGCCTATGTTAAGCCTAAAGGAAGCAACTTTTCTGGCATAGTTCAAGTGCTAGTTGCAGCACAACACAAGCGTCATTTTCATCTGGACACACAAGCATCACTTTATGATCCACCACTCCAAAATGATTCAGAAGGAAAGCTGCTTCTTACAAATGATTTTAG ATGTTTAAACAAAGCTGCTATAGTGATGGAGAATGAATTGGACAATGATGGATTGAACAAAAACCCTTGGAGACTAAGTAGCATCCAGCAAGTGGAAGAGCTGAAATGCTTGCTGAAAATCATGCCGATATTCGTAACCAGCATCATAGTCAACATTCCCTTAGGACAACAAGCAATATTTGGAGTATCACAAGCCATGAAAATGGATAGGCATTTGGGACACAACTTTGAGATTCATCCTGGCTCGATAAACGTGATAATGTTGCTGTCAATAGGAATATTGCTCCCATTCTACGATCGAATTGTTGCTCCTGCACTGGAGAAAGTGACCAAGCAAGAAGGGGGACTCACACCCCTTCAAAGGATTGGATTTGGACATGCTTTTGGTTTTCTATCAATGGTGGTTTCAGGGTTGGTGGAGATCAAGAGAAGGGAATTGGCCATTTCTTCTGGTGCATCTATATCAGTGTTGTGGCTAGCTCCTCAGTTCATTCTTCTAGCATGTTGCCATGTTTTTGCAACAGTTGGCCACACTGAGTTTTTCAACAACGAGTCCCCCGAGGGCTTGAGAAGTGTTGCAAATTCATTGCTATGCCTCAATGTTTCAGCTGCTAGCAACTTGAGCAGCTTCATAGTAAACATTGTTCATTCTTTCACTGGGAAGCAGGGTAAACCAGATTGGCTTGATGGAGACATTAACAAGGGCAGATTAGAGAACTTCTATTTCGTGGTTGCGGCATTTGGATTGTTCAACATGTTATGTTTCATAGCATGTTCTCGTAAATATCATTACAAGGTCCTTGTGAAGAACAACATGATGGACAAAACTTGA
- the LOC114177150 gene encoding protein NRT1/ PTR FAMILY 2.13-like, producing the protein MRNSEKMLGTHDHYNTPSWWLGRCISSCFSPSEKMEPTLRNLPTAASESPHTNPKKKRGGWKAITFILGNETFERLAVFGLFANFMVYLTRELHLDQVTASNILSLWFGITNFAPLVGAFISDAYVGRFRTIAFASFGTLSGMIVVTLTSWLPELHPPPCSPEELASGKCVRASNSQMGVLILGLCCLTIGSSGVRPCSIPFGVDQFDPTTEEGKKGINSFFNWYYTTFTMVLLVTQTVVVYIQDSVSWKIGFGIPTLCMLCSIIMFFVGTTLYVRVKPEGSIFSGVAQVLVAAYRKRKLRFPMSEEKPEDSQACFYDPPLAGTTVVSKLPLTKQFRALNKAALIMEGELNPDGTIVNKWRLVSIQQVEEVKCLVRIIPIWAAGILSLTSMAQQGTFTVSQAMKMNRNLGPNFQVPPGSLVVISFITIALWLPIYDRFLVPKLRKITNHEGGITLLLRIGIGMVFSILSMLVAGMVEKVRRDSANSNPTPLGIAPMSVFWLAPHLILMGFCEAFNIIGQIEFFNRQFPEHMRSIGNSLFSCSFAVANYVSTIIVNVVHHTTRTPTHPDWLTNDINAGRIDYFYYLIAVLATLNLFFFIFVARRYQYKGSVDFNDETHEVELGSHKP; encoded by the exons ATGAGAAATAGTGAAAAGATGTTGGGTACTCATGACCATTATAACACTCCTTCTTGGTGGCTTGGAAGATGCATTTCTTCATGTTTTTCACCATCTGAAAAAATGGAGCCAACCCTCAGAAACCTTCCTACAGCTGCTTCTGAATCACCACATACCAACCCCAAGAAGAAGCGTGGAGGATGGAAGgccataacttttattttag GGAACGAAACTTTTGAGAGGTTGGCGGTGTTTGGTCTGTTTGCCAACTTTATGGTGTATTTGACAAGAGAACTTCATTTGGACCAAGTTACTGCTTCTAACATTCTAAGTTTATGGTTTGGGATCACAAACTTTGCCCCACTAGTTGGTGCCTTCATTTCTGACGCCTATGTTGGTCGTTTccggaccatagcttttgcatCATTTGGTACCCTTTCG GGAATGATCGTGGTGACTCTAACATCGTGGTTACCAGAGTTGCACCCTCCACCTTGTAGCCCTGAGGAACTAGCATCTGGGAAGTGTGTTAGGGCAAGCAATTCTCAAATGGGTGTGTTGATTTTGGGACTATGCTGCTTAACCATAGGTTCCTCTGGGGTGAGACCATGCAGCATCCCATTCGGTGTTGACCAATTTGATCCAACCACTGAAGAAGGAAAGAAAGGGATAAACAGTTTCTTCAACTGGTACTACACAACATTCACGATGGTTCTTCTGGTGACTCAGACAGTGGTGGTCTACATCCAAGACTCTGTGAGCTGGAAAATTGGGTTTGGAATACCCACTCTCTGCATGCTCTGCTCCATAATCATGTTCTTTGTGGGCACAACCCTTTACGTACGAGTGAAGCCTGAAGGAAGCATTTTTTCTGGTGTGGCTCAAGTTCTGGTGGCCGCTTATAGAAAGAGAAAACTCAGGTTTCCAATGAGTGAGGAGAAGCCAGAAGATTCACAAGCGTGTTTCTATGATCCCCCACTTGCTGGGACCACGGTTGTGTCAAAGTTGCCTTTAACCAAACAATTCAG GGCCTTGAACAAAGCTGCTTTAATAATGGAAGGTGAGTTAAATCCAGATGGGACCATAGTGAATAAGTGGAGACTCGTTAGCATCCAACAAGTAGAAGAGGTGAAATGCTTAGTGAGAATCATCCCAATTTGGGCAGCAGGGATCCTTAGTCTCACTTCCATGGCACAACAAGGAACATTTACTGTCTCACAAGCAATGAAAATGAACAGAAACCTAGGACCCAACTTCCAAGTCCCACCCGGTTCACTTGTAGTCATATCATTCATCACCATAGCTTTGTGGCTCCCAATCTATGACAGATTCTTGGTGCCAAAGCTCAGAAAAATTACCAACCATGAAGGAGGCATCACCCTGCTCCTAAGAATTGGAATTGGCATGGTCTTCTCTATTCTTTCCATGCTTGTGGCTGGCATGGTTGAAAAAGTGAGAAGAGATTCAGCAAATTCAAATCCAACACCACTTGGAATTGCTCCCATGTCAGTCTTTTGGCTAGCTCCACACTTGATCCTTATGGGCTTCTGTGAGGCATTCAACATTATAGGACAAATTGAGTTCTTCAACAGACAATTTCCTGAACATATGAGAAGCATTGGAAATTCCTTGTTTTCGTGTTCTTTTGCTGTAGCTAACTATGTGAGCACCATAATAGTCAATGTTGTTCATCACACTACTAGAACACCTACTCACCCAGATTGGTTGACAAATGATATAAATGCTGGGAGAATAGATTACTTTTACTATCTTATAGCAGTGTTAGCCACGCTGAATctgttcttttttatatttgttgccAGAAGATATCAGTACAAGGGAAGTGTGGACTTCAATGATGAAACTCATGAAGTAGAGCTTGGATCTCACAAACCCTAA